Genomic window (Vigna unguiculata cultivar IT97K-499-35 chromosome 10, ASM411807v1, whole genome shotgun sequence):
CGAGTCCGGTGATACAGCGAAGCTCCGAATCAACCGCGTCCTGAACGCGGCGGGACACTCGGGTCGGGTCTGGGGAAACCGGGTCGGGATACTAGGGTTACTCTACGCTGGAATCGAGAGCGGAATCGAGGCAGCGAGAGACGCGGACGACGTATGGAATAGCGTCGCAGCGGGACTCGGCACCGGCGCACTGTACCGGGCGGCGAGAGGGGTGAGATCAGCGGCGGTAGCCGGAGCGGTGGGCGGCGTTGTCGTGGGAATGGCCGTGGCGGGGAAGCAAGCGTTGAAACGATACGTGCCTATATGAAAGAAAGATCATCACGCGGTTAGAGTGCGAAACAGAAACtctaatatcttttaattatatcaaactTTGAGGGATAAAGAAATAGCATAGATTACAGAGTTAGAAAATGATTGTAATAGTTATGGCAAATACGGTAGTGTTGATGGTAGTGACTGAGCATCTTTTGCAGGTTGCA
Coding sequences:
- the LOC114166239 gene encoding mitochondrial import inner membrane translocase subunit TIM23-2-like, producing MSDPKTRTRTYDPYKDLDAPIRNLYHLPTSPEFLFVEEARRKRRSWGENLTFYTGCGYLAGALGGGGSGLVEGVRAFESGDTAKLRINRVLNAAGHSGRVWGNRVGILGLLYAGIESGIEAARDADDVWNSVAAGLGTGALYRAARGVRSAAVAGAVGGVVVGMAVAGKQALKRYVPI